The Prunus persica cultivar Lovell chromosome G7, Prunus_persica_NCBIv2, whole genome shotgun sequence genome has a segment encoding these proteins:
- the LOC18770318 gene encoding glycerate dehydrogenase — protein sequence MVQVWNPNGKYRVVSTKPMPGTRWINLLIEQDCRVEICTRKKTILSVEDIIALIGDKCDGVIGQLTEDWGETLFSALSRAGGKAFSNMAVGYNNVDVNAANKYGVAVGNTPGVLTETTAELAASLSLSAARRIVEADEFMRAGLYDGWLPNLFVGNLLKGQTVGVIGAGRIGSAYARMMVEGFKMNLIYYDLYQATRLEKFVTAYAEFLKANGEQPVTWKRAASMDEVLREADVISLHPILDKTTYHLVNKERLSIMKKEAILVNCSRGPVIDEVALVEHLKQNPMFRVGLDVFEDEPYMKPGLADLKNAVVVPHIASASKWTREGMATLAALNVLGKIKGYPVWSDPNRIEPFLNENVPPPAASPSIVNSKSLGLPVSRL from the exons ATGGTTCAGGTGTGGAACCCAAATGGGAAATACAGAGTTGTCAGCACAAAACCCATGCCTGGAACTCGCTGGATCAATCTCTTAATTGAACAAGACTGCAGAGTTGAA ATATGTACCCGGAAGAAAACAATTCTGTCTGTCGAGGATATCATTGCTCTGATTGGGGATAAGTGTGATGGAGTTATTGGACAG TTGACTGAAGACTGGGGAGAGACTTTGTTCTCAGCACTGAGCAGAGCAGGAGGCAAAGCTTTCAGTAACATGGCTGTTGGCTATAACAATGTTGATGTCAATGCTGCTAACAAGTATGGGGTTGCTGTTGGAAACACTCCT GGAGTACTTACAGAAACTACAGCAGAGCTGGCAGCTTCACTTTCTTTATCAGCTGCTCGAAGAATAGTTGAAGCAGATGAATTTATGAGGGCTGGCTTATATGACGGATGGCTTCCTAATCT GTTTGTGGGAAACTTGCTCAAAGGGCAGACTGTTGGAGTGATTGGAGCTGGTCGTATAGGTTCTGCATATGCCAGAATGATG GTTGAAGGTTTCAAGATGAACCTGATTTACTATGACCTTTACCAGGCTACACGGCTAGAAAAGTTTGTTACAG CTTATGCTGAGTTCCTAAAAGCCAATGGTGAACAGCCCGTGACTTGGAAAAGAGCAGCAAGCATGGATGAGGTGCTCCGAGAAGCAGATGTC ATAAGCCTTCACCCAATTCTGGATAAAACCACTTATCATCTGGTCAACAAAGAAAGACTGTCAATTATGAAGAAG GAAGCAATCCTTGTAAACTGTAGCAGAGGGCCTGTGATTGATGAAGTTGCTCTTGTAGAGCATTTGAAACAAAATCCTATGTTTCGAGTTGGTCTGGATGTGTTTGAG GATGAGCCTTACATGAAACCTGGGCTTGCTGACTTGAAGAATGCTGTTGTGGTACCTCACattgcttctgcttccaag TGGACTCGTGAAGGAATGGCTACACTGGCTGCTCTCAATGTTCTG GGAAAAATTAAAGGATATCCAGTTTGGTCAGATCCAAACCGGATAGAACCATTCCTCAACGAAAATGTTCCACCTCCAGCTGCCAGTCCTAGCATTGTTAATTCAAAATCCTTGG GTTTACCAGTTTCAAGGCTGTGA
- the LOC18771370 gene encoding signal recognition particle receptor subunit alpha homolog has product MLEQLLIFTRGGLILWTCKELGNALKGSPIDTLIRSCLLEERSGAASFDYNAPGAAYTLKWTFHNELGLVFVAVYQKILHLLYVDELLAMVKHEFSGIYDPKRTVYSDFGETFRQLKKEAEARAEELKKSKQVGKPVNNSKKQGQVQKAGLGGDKKKNEGGLASDGGDGDTMKGRRLENGNSNGNHVDIKESNVFGTANGKENTSSNLGAFDVNKLQKLRSKGGKKAEKTVTVDSNGSKAEPKKKITKKNRVWDDSPPESKLDFTDPVDENGDNNTEVVAADHGESMMDKEEDFSSESEAEEEEEGEVGKESKPDKQKKGWFSSMFQSIAGKANLERSDLEPALKALKDRLMTKNVAEEIAEKLCESVATSLEGKKLASFTRISSTVQAAMEEALVRILTPRRSIDILRDVHAAREQRKPYVVVFVGVNGVGKSTNLAKVAYWLQQHNVSVMMAACDTFRSGAVEQLRTHARRLQIPIFEKGYEKDPAVVAKEAIQEATNNGSDVVLVDTAGRMQDNEPLMRALSKLVNLNNPDLVLFVGEALVGNDAVDQLSKFNQKLADLSTSSNPRLIDGILLTKFDTIDDKVGAALSMVYISGAPVMFVGCGQSYTDLKKLNVKSIVKTLLK; this is encoded by the exons ATGTTAGAACAGTTACTCATATTTACTAGAGGAGGTTTAATCCTTTGGACATGCAAGGAGCTTGGAAATGCTCTTAAAGGATCTCCAATTGACACCTTGATCCGATCCTGTCTTCTAGAGGAACGGTCTGGTGCAGCTTCTTTCGATTACAACGCCCCTGGGGCCGCTTACACCCTCAAATGGACCTTCCATAACGAGCTTGGCCTTGTATTCGTCGCTGTTTATCAAAAGATCCTCCATCTATTGTATGTGGACGAATTGCTTGCAATGGTAAAGCATGAATTCTCAGGGATTTATGATCCGAAAAGAACAGTCTACTCTGATTTCGGCGAAACTTTTCGACAACTTAAGAAGGAGGCTGAGGCTCGTGCTGAGGAATTAAAGAAGTCAAAGCAGGTGGGTAAGCCTGTGAACAATAGTAAGAAGCAAGGTCAGGTGCAGAAGGCTGGACTTGGAGGagacaagaaaaagaatgaaggtGGTTTGGCAAGTGATGGTGGGGATGGTGATACTATGAAAGGCCGTAGATTGGAGAATGGGAACTCCAATGGTAATCATGTGGATATTAAAGAATCTAATGTGTTTGGTACTGctaatggaaaagaaaatacgaGTTCCAATCTCGGGGCTTTTGATGTAAATAAGCTTCAGAAACTTAGATCTAAGGGTGGGAAGAAGGCAGAGAAAACAGTTACTGTTGATAGCAACGGCTCCAAGGCAGagccaaaaaagaagataacaaagaagaaTAGGGTTTGGGACGATTCACCTCCTGAGTCAAAACTGGATTTTACAGATCCTGTTGATGAGAATGGAGATAACAACACTGAGGTTGTAGCAGCAGATCATGGTGAAAGTATGATGGACAAAGAAGAGGATTTCAGTAGTGAAAGTGAGgctgaagaggaagaggaaggggAAGTTGGGAAGGAAAGCAAGCCTGATAAGCAAAAGAAGGGATGGTTTTCATCTATGTTCCAGAG TATTGCAGGAAAGGCAAACTTGGAGAGGTCTGACCTGGAACCAGCTTTGAAAGCTCTCAAGGATAGGCTCATGACCAAGAACGTG GCTGAGGAGATAGCTGAGAAGCTTTGTGAATCAGTGGCAACTAGTCTTGAGGGTAAAAAGTTGGCTTCGTTCACAAGAATATCTTCTACTGTACAG GCAGCAATGGAAGAAGCTCTTGTTCGTATTTTAACTCCTAGGCGATCTATTGATATACTGAGGgatgtgcatgctgccagggAACAAAGGAAGCCATATgtcgttgtttttgttggtgtCAATGGAGTTGGGAAATCTACCAATTTGGCTAAG GTTGCTTATTGGCTTCAGCAGCATAATGTCAGTGTTATGATGGCTGCCTGTGATACATTTCGATCAGGAGCTGTTGAGCAGCTGCGTACCCATGCACGTAGACTTCAG ATCCCTATTTTTGAGAAGGGCTATGAGAAAGATCCTGCAGTTGTGGCTAAGGAAGCAATCCAGGAGGCCACAAACAATGGTTCTGATGTGGTTCTTGTTGATACAGCTGGTCGAATGCAG GATAATGAACCGTTGATGAGGGCACTGTCAAAGCTGGTCAATCTTAACAATCCAGATCTTGTCTTGTTTGTTGGAGAGGCACTGGTTGGAAATGATGCTGTTGATCAGCTTTCAAAGTTTAATCAG AAATTAGCGGACCTCTCAACTTCGTCTAACCCGAGATTGATAGATGGGATTTTGCTCACTAAGTTTGATACTATTGATGATAAG GTTGGAGCTGCACTGTCGATGGTTTACATATCTGGAGCTCCGGTCATGTTTGTTGGGTGTGGGCAATCATACACAGACCTGAAGAAGCTGAATGTCAAATCAATTGTTAAGACACTCCTGAAATGA
- the LOC18771612 gene encoding serine carboxypeptidase 24, translating to MVMQGSMAILLHSFVGILCLALATVVATMAVPKQQELDRISALPGQPPVSFSQFSGYVTVNEHHGRALFYWLTEAATVSPHNKPLVLWLNGGPGCSSVAYGASEELGPFRINTTGSSLYLNKYSWNREANILFLESPAGVGFSYTNTSSDLEDSGDKRTAQDALIFLLKWLSRFPQYKYREFYIAGESYAGHYVPQLAREIVTYNQGNSHSIINLKGFIVGNAVTDNYYDSLGTVTFWWSHAMISDQTYRSILNHCNFTAERASQQCDAAVNYAMNHDFGDIDQYSIYTPFCLTMLNNTNRHLRLKNTLLRRRVSGYDPCTENYAEKYYNRPDVQKAMHANITRIPYKWTACSDVLIKNWKDSEDSMLPTYKQLIKAGLKIWVFSGDTDSVVPVTATRFALNHLNLTIKTPWYPWYTGGQVGGWTEAYDGLTFATVRGAGHEVPLFQPNRAFIIFKSFLAGKKLPKRN from the exons ATGGTTATGCAAGGCTCAATGGCAATATTATTGCATAGCTTTGTGGGAATTTTGTGCTTAGCACTAGCTACTGTAGTTGCAACAATGGCAGTGCCAAAGCAGCAAGAGCTAGATCGAATCTCAGCACTACCGGGACAACCACCAGTGTCTTTCTCGCAGTTTTCTGGTTATGTGACGGTCAACGAGCATCATGGCCGAGCTCTCTTTTACTGGTTGACTGAAGCTGCTACTGTTTCTCCTCACAACAAACCCCTCGTTCTTTGGCTCAACGGAG GACCAGGTTGCTCATCAGTGGCATATGGAGCATCAGAGGAACTTGGCCCATTTCGGATTAATACAACCGGCTCATCTCTTTATCTCAACAAGTATTCATGGAACAGAG aagcgaatattctgtTTCTTGAATCACCTGCTGGTGTCGGTTTCTCGTATACAAATACAAGCAGTGACCTTGAAGATTCTGGGGACAAAAGAACAG CTCAGGATGCTCTAATATTTCTACTTAAGTGGCTGTCAAGGTTTCCTCAATACAAATACAGAGAATTCTACATTGCTGGGGAGAGCTATGCAG GCCATTATGTTCCTCAGTTGGCTAGGGAAATTGTCACTTACAACCAAGGGAATTCCCATTCCATCATTAATCTCAAGGGGTTTATT GTGGGTAACGCTGTAACAGATAATTACTATGATAGCCTTGGAACTGTCACGTTTTGGTGGAGCCATGCCATGATATCGGATCAAACGTACCGATCAATCCTCAACCATTGCAATTTCACAGCAGAAAGAGCATCACAGCAATGCGATGCTGCTGTAAATTATGCCATGAACCATGATTTTGGAGATATTGATCAGTACAGCATTTATACACCATTTTGCTTGACAATGCTCAACAACACCAACAGGCATCTGAGGCTCAAAAACACTCTTCTTCGCCGGCGTGTTTCCGGGTACGATCCATGCACTGAGAATTATGCAGAGAAATACTATAACCGTCCGGATGTGCAGAAGGCAATGCATGCAAACATTACTCGAATTCCTTACAAGTGGACTGCTTGCAG TGATGTTCTTATCAAGAATTGGAAGGATTCTGAAGATTCCATGCTGCCAACATACAAGCAGCTTATTAAAGCTGGTCTGAAAATCTGGGTTTTCAG TGGGGACACAGATTCAGTCGTTCCAGTGACTGCCACACGGTTTGCCCTCAATCATCTCAACCTTACTATCAAAACTCCGTGGTATCCTTGGTACACCGGAGGCCAG gtAGGAGGATGGACAGAAGCGTACGATGGCTTGACCTTTGCAACTGTACGAGGAGCCGGACATGAGGTTCCCCTGTTTCAGCCTAACAGAgctttcattattttcaaatcatTTTTAGCAGGAAAAAAGTTGCCAAAACGTAACTGA
- the LOC18771517 gene encoding nucleoid-associated protein At4g30620, chloroplastic isoform X1, whose product MASTISLIGQISSPHGLGLDVSQRPSTPFSLSRYNLSSKTNLQSLSHSGYRHFGHIQRSVLVNGLFGGKKENNENSDDAPSKAGVLGNMQNLYETVKKAQMVVQVEAVRVQKELAVEEFDGYCEGELIKVTLSGNQQPVRTEITEAAMELGPEKLSLLITEAYKDAHQKSVQAMKERMSNLAQSLGMPQGLTPQ is encoded by the exons ATGGCGTCGACGATTTCTCTGATTGGCCAGATATCGAGCCCACATGGACTTGGACTTGACGTCTCCCAAAGACCCAGCACCCCCTTCTCACTCTCCCGCT ATAACTTAAGTTCAAAGACAAATTTACAGAGCTTATCTCATTCTGGTTACCGACACTTTGGGCATATTCAGAGATCTGTCCTTGTTAATGGTCTTTTTGgcggaaagaaagaaaataatgagaaCAGTGATGATGCGCCTTCAAAG GCAGGAGTTCTTGGAAACATGCAAAATCTATATGAGACTGTGAAGAAGGCACAAATGGTTGTCCAAGTTGAAGCAGTGCGGGTGCAAAAAGAACTTGCTGT AGAAGAGTTTGATGGTTACTGCGAAGGGGAGTTAATAAAg GTTACTCTGTCTGGGAACCAGCAACCCGTTCGCACGGAGATTACTGAGGCTGCAATGGAATTAGGACCAGAA AAACTTTCGCTTTTAATTACTGAGGCATACAAGGATGCACACCAGAAGAGTGTCCAG GCTATGAAGGAAAGGATGAGCAATCTTGCCCAGAGTTTAGGAATGCCGCAAGGACTCACTCCTCAGTGA
- the LOC18771517 gene encoding nucleoid-associated protein At4g30620, chloroplastic isoform X2 codes for MLLFMFPNNLSSKTNLQSLSHSGYRHFGHIQRSVLVNGLFGGKKENNENSDDAPSKAGVLGNMQNLYETVKKAQMVVQVEAVRVQKELAVEEFDGYCEGELIKVTLSGNQQPVRTEITEAAMELGPEKLSLLITEAYKDAHQKSVQAMKERMSNLAQSLGMPQGLTPQ; via the exons ATGTTGTTGTTTATGTTTCCAA ATAACTTAAGTTCAAAGACAAATTTACAGAGCTTATCTCATTCTGGTTACCGACACTTTGGGCATATTCAGAGATCTGTCCTTGTTAATGGTCTTTTTGgcggaaagaaagaaaataatgagaaCAGTGATGATGCGCCTTCAAAG GCAGGAGTTCTTGGAAACATGCAAAATCTATATGAGACTGTGAAGAAGGCACAAATGGTTGTCCAAGTTGAAGCAGTGCGGGTGCAAAAAGAACTTGCTGT AGAAGAGTTTGATGGTTACTGCGAAGGGGAGTTAATAAAg GTTACTCTGTCTGGGAACCAGCAACCCGTTCGCACGGAGATTACTGAGGCTGCAATGGAATTAGGACCAGAA AAACTTTCGCTTTTAATTACTGAGGCATACAAGGATGCACACCAGAAGAGTGTCCAG GCTATGAAGGAAAGGATGAGCAATCTTGCCCAGAGTTTAGGAATGCCGCAAGGACTCACTCCTCAGTGA
- the LOC18771517 gene encoding nucleoid-associated protein At4g30620, chloroplastic isoform X3 codes for MDNLSSKTNLQSLSHSGYRHFGHIQRSVLVNGLFGGKKENNENSDDAPSKAGVLGNMQNLYETVKKAQMVVQVEAVRVQKELAVEEFDGYCEGELIKVTLSGNQQPVRTEITEAAMELGPEKLSLLITEAYKDAHQKSVQAMKERMSNLAQSLGMPQGLTPQ; via the exons ATGg ATAACTTAAGTTCAAAGACAAATTTACAGAGCTTATCTCATTCTGGTTACCGACACTTTGGGCATATTCAGAGATCTGTCCTTGTTAATGGTCTTTTTGgcggaaagaaagaaaataatgagaaCAGTGATGATGCGCCTTCAAAG GCAGGAGTTCTTGGAAACATGCAAAATCTATATGAGACTGTGAAGAAGGCACAAATGGTTGTCCAAGTTGAAGCAGTGCGGGTGCAAAAAGAACTTGCTGT AGAAGAGTTTGATGGTTACTGCGAAGGGGAGTTAATAAAg GTTACTCTGTCTGGGAACCAGCAACCCGTTCGCACGGAGATTACTGAGGCTGCAATGGAATTAGGACCAGAA AAACTTTCGCTTTTAATTACTGAGGCATACAAGGATGCACACCAGAAGAGTGTCCAG GCTATGAAGGAAAGGATGAGCAATCTTGCCCAGAGTTTAGGAATGCCGCAAGGACTCACTCCTCAGTGA
- the LOC18769660 gene encoding uncharacterized protein LOC18769660 isoform X2, producing MKKMKGVLAMEPSSYAGYEDPRTRFKHQSLMQDYEELQKDAEAMKKKLQMMKQKKSTLLAEVRFLSRRYKYLMGNQSMNSRQKQAVVRTHNFETQRTKIMKGRSYSKKESALRINHALDLNQKERINHGMEDTLRKSAPKFDLNQKREEEEEFQANCEPLRIEEPNKSLLRGGNDEQHTDMKLLVCRTIGNGSNRSGKRKITWQDQVALRV from the exons atgaagaagatgaaagggGTTCTTGCTATGGAGCCTTCTTCATATGCTGGTTACGAGGATCCAAGGACTAGATTCAAGCATCAGAGTCTCATGCAAGACTATGAAGAGCTGCAGAAG GATGCAGAGGccatgaagaagaaattgcaaatGATGAAACAGAAAAAGTCTACCCTCTTGGCCGAAGTAAG ATTTTTGAGTAGAAGATACAAATACTTAATGGGGAACCAGTCCATGAACTCTCGACAGAAGCAAGCTGTGGTGAGAACACACAATTTTGAAACCCAGCGCACCAAAATTATGAAGGGAAGGAGTTACAGTAAGAAGGAATCTGCTTTGCGGATTAATCATGCATTAGACTTAAACCAAAAGGAACGGATTAATCATGGAATGGAAGACACCTTGCGAAAATCTGCTCCAAAATTTGACTTAAACCAGAAG agagaggaggaggaggaattCCAAGCTAATTGTGAGCCATTGAGGATAGAAGAGCCGAACAAAAGTTTACTTAGAGGGGGAAATGATGAGCAGCACACTGATATGAAGTTGCTGGTTTGCAGGACGATTGGGAATGGGTCAAATCGATCagggaagaggaagattaCTTGGCAAGATCAGGTGGCTTTAAGGGTTTGA
- the LOC18769660 gene encoding uncharacterized protein LOC18769660 isoform X1, whose translation MKKMKGVLAMEPSSYAGYEDPRTRFKHQSLMQDYEELQKDAEAMKKKLQMMKQKKSTLLAEVRFLSRRYKYLMGNQSMNSRQKQAVVRTHNFETQRTKIMKGRSYSKKESALRINHALDLNQKERINHGMEDTLRKSAPKFDLNQKVRALSGKEATLQKPTLNFDLNQKERIQIVKESSTKRKSTPVFDLNQISREEEEEFQANCEPLRIEEPNKSLLRGGNDEQHTDMKLLVCRTIGNGSNRSGKRKITWQDQVALRV comes from the exons atgaagaagatgaaagggGTTCTTGCTATGGAGCCTTCTTCATATGCTGGTTACGAGGATCCAAGGACTAGATTCAAGCATCAGAGTCTCATGCAAGACTATGAAGAGCTGCAGAAG GATGCAGAGGccatgaagaagaaattgcaaatGATGAAACAGAAAAAGTCTACCCTCTTGGCCGAAGTAAG ATTTTTGAGTAGAAGATACAAATACTTAATGGGGAACCAGTCCATGAACTCTCGACAGAAGCAAGCTGTGGTGAGAACACACAATTTTGAAACCCAGCGCACCAAAATTATGAAGGGAAGGAGTTACAGTAAGAAGGAATCTGCTTTGCGGATTAATCATGCATTAGACTTAAACCAAAAGGAACGGATTAATCATGGAATGGAAGACACCTTGCGAAAATCTGCTCCAAAATTTGACTTAAACCAGAAGGTAAGGGCTCTTAGCGGGAAGGAAGCTACTTTGCAAAAACCAACTCTAAACTTTGACTTAAACCAGAAGGAAAGGATACAGATAGTGAAGGAATCATCGACAAAGCGAAAGAGTACTCCAGTTTTTGACTTGAACCAGATTTCG agagaggaggaggaggaattCCAAGCTAATTGTGAGCCATTGAGGATAGAAGAGCCGAACAAAAGTTTACTTAGAGGGGGAAATGATGAGCAGCACACTGATATGAAGTTGCTGGTTTGCAGGACGATTGGGAATGGGTCAAATCGATCagggaagaggaagattaCTTGGCAAGATCAGGTGGCTTTAAGGGTTTGA
- the LOC18771751 gene encoding uncharacterized protein LOC18771751 isoform X2 → MEFNFRSLDKRSPPPLPSTLGYFSQHPHALRATQQTQTAAMIERQLEKEKIREEIMAAERRRLLEVEVRRELMLERDIVMRRAAAADGLAFDHHPRLLHHSLDHDRFAASLINNHNLLPLAKPGPILSGVKRKTPPTASASELPPTGLKKKHKEIWSCAMCQVSARSQKVFNQHLNGKKHKANEARLRAQKLGKSSSSAPLSKQTAKFSEPEEVTESLDPSDGLDEKMQDACTSKEKKEELPQKDQCREDLKIKDEVEMVQGPGRKEAVRKKKFKFWCERCKVGAYSPKVMLAHMTGKKHIARRQEVTQSNVPIASSLASSVDASKEAEDADAAKEAHEKIPTETAMSSSGTNANGKAENADLTKEANNTAKIVVADTFHGE, encoded by the exons ATGGAATTCAACTTCCGATCTCTCGACAAAAGGTCGCCTCCGCCGTTGCCTTCCACCCTCGGCTACTTCTCCCAACATCCACACGCATTGCGAG CAAcacaacaaacacaaacagcTGCGATGATCGAGCGCCAgctggagaaggagaagatcAGGGAGGAGATCATGGCGGCCGAGAGACGGCGACTTCTCGAAGTCGAGGTCAGAAGAGAGCTCATGCTCGAGCGAGACATCGTTATGCGAAGAGCTGCCGCCGCCGACGGCCTCGCTTTTGATCACCACCCCCGACTCCTCCACCACTCTTTGGATCATGACCGCTTCGCAGCTTCTCTCATCAACAACCACAACTTACTCCCACTG GCTAAACCTGGCCCAATTCTTTCTGGAGTCAAGCGGAAAACACCACCAACAGCCAGTGCTAGTGAGCTGCCTCCAACTGGGTTGAAGAAGAAACACAAGGAGATATGGAGTTGCGCTATGTGCCAGGTTAGTGCAAGAAGTCAGAAAGTCTTCAATCAGCACCTTAATGGTAAGAAGCACAAGGCCAATGAAGCGAGACTGAGAGCTCAGAAACTGGGCAAGAGCTCCAGTAGCGCACCATTGTCAAAGCAAACTGCAAAGTTTTCTGAGCCCGAAGAAGTAACGGAATCGCTCGACCCCAGTGATGGTTTAGACGAGAAAATGCAGGATGCATGCacttcaaaagagaaaaaagaggaacTGCCACAGAAAGACCAGTGTCGAGAGGATTTAAAGATCAAAGATGAGGTAGAAATGGTGCAGGGACCGGGGAGAAAAGAAGCagtgagaaagaagaaatttaaGTTTTGGTGTGAAAGGTGTAAAGTTGGTGCTTACTCTCCAAAAGTGATGTTGGCTCATATGACAGGGAAGAAGCACATCGCGAGGCGTCAGGAGGTTACACAAAGTAATGTTCCAATTGCAAGTTCCCTGGCATCGTCAGTGGATGCTAGTAAGGAGGCAGAAGATGCTGATGCGGCCAAAGAAGCTCATGAGAAGATTCCAACAGAAACTGCCATGTCATCATCAGGGACTAATGCCAATGGGAAGGCAGAAAATGCTGATCTGACCAAAGAAGCAAACAACACTGCCAAAATTGTTGTTGCAGATACATTCCATGGTGAATAA
- the LOC18771751 gene encoding uncharacterized protein LOC18771751 isoform X1 — protein sequence MEFNFRSLDKRSPPPLPSTLGYFSQHPHALRGSLFSFLLRLRNHKKKKKKTFFILISPLFFSLVLILFTNPIQFHLLLTFLHLSTATQQTQTAAMIERQLEKEKIREEIMAAERRRLLEVEVRRELMLERDIVMRRAAAADGLAFDHHPRLLHHSLDHDRFAASLINNHNLLPLAKPGPILSGVKRKTPPTASASELPPTGLKKKHKEIWSCAMCQVSARSQKVFNQHLNGKKHKANEARLRAQKLGKSSSSAPLSKQTAKFSEPEEVTESLDPSDGLDEKMQDACTSKEKKEELPQKDQCREDLKIKDEVEMVQGPGRKEAVRKKKFKFWCERCKVGAYSPKVMLAHMTGKKHIARRQEVTQSNVPIASSLASSVDASKEAEDADAAKEAHEKIPTETAMSSSGTNANGKAENADLTKEANNTAKIVVADTFHGE from the exons ATGGAATTCAACTTCCGATCTCTCGACAAAAGGTCGCCTCCGCCGTTGCCTTCCACCCTCGGCTACTTCTCCCAACATCCACACGCATTGCGAGGTTCactgttttctttcttgctcAGACTCAGAaaccacaagaagaagaagaagaaaacattctTCATTCTAATttctcctcttttcttttctctcgtccttattttgtttacaaatccaattcaattccATTTACTCCTCACTTTTCTCCACCTCTCAACAGCAAcacaacaaacacaaacagcTGCGATGATCGAGCGCCAgctggagaaggagaagatcAGGGAGGAGATCATGGCGGCCGAGAGACGGCGACTTCTCGAAGTCGAGGTCAGAAGAGAGCTCATGCTCGAGCGAGACATCGTTATGCGAAGAGCTGCCGCCGCCGACGGCCTCGCTTTTGATCACCACCCCCGACTCCTCCACCACTCTTTGGATCATGACCGCTTCGCAGCTTCTCTCATCAACAACCACAACTTACTCCCACTG GCTAAACCTGGCCCAATTCTTTCTGGAGTCAAGCGGAAAACACCACCAACAGCCAGTGCTAGTGAGCTGCCTCCAACTGGGTTGAAGAAGAAACACAAGGAGATATGGAGTTGCGCTATGTGCCAGGTTAGTGCAAGAAGTCAGAAAGTCTTCAATCAGCACCTTAATGGTAAGAAGCACAAGGCCAATGAAGCGAGACTGAGAGCTCAGAAACTGGGCAAGAGCTCCAGTAGCGCACCATTGTCAAAGCAAACTGCAAAGTTTTCTGAGCCCGAAGAAGTAACGGAATCGCTCGACCCCAGTGATGGTTTAGACGAGAAAATGCAGGATGCATGCacttcaaaagagaaaaaagaggaacTGCCACAGAAAGACCAGTGTCGAGAGGATTTAAAGATCAAAGATGAGGTAGAAATGGTGCAGGGACCGGGGAGAAAAGAAGCagtgagaaagaagaaatttaaGTTTTGGTGTGAAAGGTGTAAAGTTGGTGCTTACTCTCCAAAAGTGATGTTGGCTCATATGACAGGGAAGAAGCACATCGCGAGGCGTCAGGAGGTTACACAAAGTAATGTTCCAATTGCAAGTTCCCTGGCATCGTCAGTGGATGCTAGTAAGGAGGCAGAAGATGCTGATGCGGCCAAAGAAGCTCATGAGAAGATTCCAACAGAAACTGCCATGTCATCATCAGGGACTAATGCCAATGGGAAGGCAGAAAATGCTGATCTGACCAAAGAAGCAAACAACACTGCCAAAATTGTTGTTGCAGATACATTCCATGGTGAATAA
- the LOC18769410 gene encoding UPF0057 membrane protein At4g30660, translated as MPSRCEIFCEILIAVLIPPLGVCLRHGCCTIEFCICLLLTLLGYIPGIIYALYAIVFVNRDEYFDEYRRPLYASPA; from the exons ATGCCGAGTCGCTGTGAGATCTTCTGTGAAATTCTGATCGCCGTGTTGATCCCTCCCTTGGGGGTTTGTCTAAGACACGGTTGCTGCACT ATTGAGTTTTGCATATGTTTGCTGTTGACTTTGCTGGGTTACATTCCGGGAATCATCTACGCTCTCTATGCCATCGTGTTCGTGAATCGCGACGAATACTTTGATGAATACCGCCGTCCCCTCTATGCCTCCCCCGCTTAA